Proteins encoded in a region of the Saccharothrix ecbatanensis genome:
- a CDS encoding DUF4097 family beta strand repeat-containing protein — MPVFATPEPISVTIELRAGDVQIIATDRTDTLVEVRPSDESDESDVEAAQKTRVEYADGVLLVRGLKARAIDFSKKTRSVDVLIELPAGSQVHSDMSVADVRSTGVLGECRFKASVGHFRLDRTGPLRLETLGHVTVEAVDGDADVATGTGRVQLGHVSGAVVVKNSNGHTEIGTVAGELRVRSANGDISVDRAGAKVEAKTANGSIRIGEVVRASVTLNTSSGDLEIGIAEGTAAWLDLKTGHGRVRNSLDDVSGAPAKSDETVEIRANTSYGEITIRRS, encoded by the coding sequence ATGCCTGTTTTCGCCACTCCGGAACCGATCTCCGTCACCATCGAACTCCGCGCCGGCGACGTGCAGATCATCGCGACCGACCGCACCGACACCCTGGTCGAGGTGCGGCCGAGCGACGAGTCCGACGAGTCCGACGTGGAGGCCGCGCAGAAGACCCGCGTCGAGTACGCCGACGGCGTGCTGCTGGTCCGCGGCCTGAAGGCCCGCGCCATCGACTTCTCCAAGAAGACCCGCTCGGTCGACGTGCTGATCGAGCTTCCCGCCGGCTCCCAGGTGCACAGCGACATGTCGGTCGCGGACGTCCGCAGCACCGGGGTGCTGGGGGAGTGCCGGTTCAAGGCCTCGGTCGGGCACTTCCGCCTCGACCGGACCGGCCCGCTGCGGCTGGAAACCCTCGGCCACGTCACGGTGGAAGCGGTCGACGGCGACGCCGACGTCGCCACCGGCACCGGACGGGTGCAGCTCGGTCACGTCAGCGGCGCCGTCGTCGTCAAGAACTCCAACGGCCACACCGAAATCGGCACGGTCGCCGGCGAGCTGCGGGTGCGTTCGGCCAACGGCGACATCTCCGTCGACCGGGCCGGCGCGAAGGTGGAAGCCAAGACCGCCAACGGGAGCATTCGCATCGGCGAGGTCGTGCGCGCCTCGGTCACGCTGAACACCTCGTCCGGCGACCTCGAGATCGGCATTGCCGAAGGCACCGCCGCCTGGCTCGACCTGAAGACCGGGCACGGGCGGGTGCGCAACTCGCTGGACGACGTCAGCGGGGCGCCGGCGAAGTCCGACGAGACCGTCGAAATCCGCGCGAACACCTCCTACGGCGAAATCACCATCCGCCGTTCCTGA
- a CDS encoding RNA polymerase sigma factor encodes MTSSGPATFGGPVEHLLRTLTPQVLGILVRRYRDFSRCEDAVQEALIDAAATWSRDGVPEHPLGWLTTVAARRYVDQVRSDAARERREQALFDAVPRDQLLAPPPDAEPVRDDLLELLFLCCHPALTPSAQMALTLRAVAGLTTTEIATAFLVPDKTMGQRISRAKQRLREVGARFEPPPDHKALGTVLHVLYLLFNEGYSASAGPTLRRPDLTEQAMRLTQELHRRLPDAGETAGLLALMLLTEARAATRTGPDGILVPLAEQDRSKWDRAAIAEGADLVTRSLADHAVGPYQVQAAIAAVHCEAITAEDTDWPQILALYDVLERLAPSPVAALNRAVAVGEVHGPRAALEAVAELEQGVLAGNHRLFAVRAHLLEQAGDLKEASEAFRQAARLAGNVPEQRFLLLRAARCASTG; translated from the coding sequence CGCCGTGCAGGAGGCGCTGATCGACGCCGCCGCCACGTGGTCGCGCGACGGCGTGCCGGAACACCCCCTGGGCTGGCTGACCACGGTCGCCGCACGCCGCTACGTCGACCAAGTGCGTTCCGACGCCGCACGCGAGCGCCGCGAGCAGGCCCTGTTCGACGCCGTGCCGCGTGACCAGCTGCTGGCCCCACCGCCGGACGCGGAGCCGGTCCGGGACGACCTGCTGGAACTCCTGTTCCTCTGCTGCCACCCCGCCCTGACGCCGTCCGCGCAGATGGCGCTCACCCTGCGGGCCGTCGCCGGGCTGACCACGACCGAGATCGCCACGGCGTTCCTCGTGCCCGACAAGACGATGGGCCAGCGGATCTCCCGCGCCAAGCAGCGGCTGCGCGAGGTGGGCGCCCGGTTCGAACCGCCGCCCGATCACAAAGCGCTCGGAACCGTCCTGCACGTGCTGTACCTGCTGTTCAACGAGGGTTACAGCGCCAGCGCCGGGCCCACGCTGCGCCGTCCGGACCTCACCGAACAGGCGATGCGGTTGACGCAGGAGCTGCACCGCCGGCTGCCCGACGCCGGTGAAACCGCCGGCCTGCTCGCCCTGATGCTGCTGACCGAGGCACGCGCCGCGACCCGCACCGGACCCGACGGCATCCTGGTCCCGCTGGCCGAACAGGACCGGTCCAAGTGGGACCGGGCCGCGATCGCCGAGGGCGCCGACCTGGTGACCCGCAGCCTTGCGGACCACGCCGTCGGCCCGTACCAGGTGCAGGCGGCGATCGCGGCCGTGCACTGCGAGGCGATCACCGCCGAGGACACCGACTGGCCGCAGATCCTCGCGCTGTACGACGTGCTGGAACGCCTCGCGCCCAGCCCCGTCGCCGCGCTGAACCGGGCCGTGGCCGTAGGCGAGGTGCACGGCCCCCGAGCAGCCCTGGAGGCGGTCGCGGAACTGGAGCAGGGGGTGCTGGCGGGCAACCACCGACTGTTCGCGGTCCGCGCCCACCTGCTCGAACAGGCGGGTGACCTCAAGGAGGCGAGCGAGGCGTTCCGCCAGGCCGCACGGCTGGCCGGCAACGTCCCCGAGCAGCGGTTCCTGCTGCTACGCGCGGCGCGCTGCGCGTCCACCGGATGA
- a CDS encoding cytochrome P450, which yields MPHHEVPPLDSLPTTRPAGCPFDPPSELARIRAESPLTRMVYPDGHVGWLATGHAVSRAVLADSRFTSRYELMHYPLPGVTELPPAPVGDLTGIDAPEHTRYRKLLTGRFTVRRMRVLTERLEQITAEHLDAMESHGPSVDLVQAYAHPVPAMMICELLGVPYADRETFTRHARALTDPDNTPEEMYAAWGALEEYVRGLVSAKRANPTDDVLSELTATDLDDTEIAGLGSFLLGAGLDTTANMIALGAFALLSHPDQLAALRADPDGIDQAVEELLRYLTITHTGARAALEDVELDGHLIKAGETVTISAQAANRDPAKFADPDTLDLRRQATGHLGFGHGVHQCLGQQLARVEMRVAFPALFARFPSLRLAVPDEDVPLRHDASIYGVHRLPVTWDHQH from the coding sequence ATGCCGCACCACGAGGTTCCGCCGCTCGACTCGCTACCCACCACCCGACCCGCGGGCTGTCCGTTCGACCCGCCCAGCGAGCTGGCCCGGATCCGTGCGGAGAGCCCGCTCACCAGGATGGTCTACCCGGACGGGCACGTCGGTTGGCTGGCCACCGGTCACGCCGTGTCCCGCGCGGTACTGGCCGACAGCCGGTTCACCTCCCGGTACGAGCTGATGCACTACCCGCTCCCGGGCGTCACCGAGCTGCCCCCGGCGCCGGTCGGCGACCTGACCGGGATCGACGCGCCCGAGCACACCCGCTACCGGAAGCTGTTGACCGGCAGGTTCACCGTCCGCCGGATGCGGGTGCTCACGGAACGCCTTGAGCAGATCACCGCCGAGCACCTCGACGCCATGGAAAGCCATGGCCCGTCGGTGGACCTGGTGCAGGCGTACGCCCACCCGGTCCCGGCGATGATGATCTGTGAACTGCTCGGCGTCCCGTACGCGGACCGCGAGACGTTCACCCGCCACGCGAGGGCGCTGACCGACCCGGACAACACTCCGGAGGAGATGTACGCGGCTTGGGGCGCGCTGGAGGAGTACGTGCGCGGGCTGGTGTCGGCCAAGCGCGCGAACCCGACCGACGACGTGCTCAGCGAACTGACCGCCACCGACCTGGACGACACGGAGATCGCGGGCCTCGGCTCGTTCCTGCTCGGCGCCGGGCTCGACACCACCGCCAACATGATCGCGCTGGGCGCCTTCGCCCTGTTGAGCCACCCGGACCAGCTCGCGGCCCTGCGCGCCGACCCGGACGGCATCGACCAGGCGGTGGAGGAACTGCTGCGCTACCTGACCATCACGCACACCGGCGCGCGGGCGGCGCTGGAGGACGTAGAGCTGGACGGCCACCTGATCAAGGCGGGCGAGACGGTCACCATCTCGGCGCAGGCCGCCAACCGCGACCCGGCGAAGTTCGCCGATCCGGACACGCTCGACCTGCGCCGGCAGGCCACCGGGCATCTCGGCTTCGGGCACGGCGTCCACCAGTGCCTCGGGCAGCAGTTGGCCCGGGTCGAGATGCGGGTCGCGTTCCCCGCGCTGTTCGCCCGCTTCCCGTCGCTGCGACTGGCCGTGCCGGACGAGGACGTCCCGCTGCGCCACGACGCGAGCATCTACGGCGTCCACCGACTTCCGGTCACCTGGGATCACCAGCACTGA
- a CDS encoding ATP-binding cassette domain-containing protein, which yields MTTPSRSAITVTGLRRSFGDHVVLDGIDLNVPSGTVFSLLGANGAGKTTMVKILSTLIKADGGSAKVAGHDIAADPDAVRAAIGVTGQFSAVDNLLTGYENLTLMADLHHLGRAAGRRRADELLEQFDLVEAGKKTASTYSGGMRRRLDLAMTLVGSPQVIFLDEPTTGLDPRSRRGMWQIVRELVAGGVTIFLTTQYLEEADQLADRIAVLDHGKIVAEGTPEELKRRIPGGHVRLKFTDARELESAARVVGQASRDSDALALTVPHDGSLKSLKALLDRLDAGAVEVDSLSVDTPDLDDVFLALTGKPKNEKVATP from the coding sequence ATGACCACGCCATCCCGATCGGCGATCACGGTGACCGGACTGCGCAGGTCGTTCGGCGACCACGTGGTGCTCGACGGCATCGATCTGAACGTGCCCAGCGGCACTGTCTTCTCCCTGCTCGGCGCGAACGGCGCGGGCAAGACCACCATGGTCAAGATCCTGTCCACCCTGATCAAGGCCGACGGCGGCAGCGCGAAGGTCGCGGGCCACGACATCGCCGCCGACCCCGACGCCGTCCGCGCCGCGATCGGCGTCACCGGCCAGTTCTCCGCGGTCGACAACCTGCTGACCGGCTACGAGAACCTGACCCTGATGGCCGACCTGCACCACCTCGGCCGTGCGGCGGGCCGGCGTCGGGCCGACGAGCTGCTCGAACAGTTCGACCTGGTCGAAGCGGGCAAGAAGACGGCGTCCACCTACTCCGGCGGCATGCGGCGGCGGCTCGACCTCGCGATGACCCTGGTCGGCTCACCGCAGGTGATCTTCCTGGACGAGCCGACCACCGGGCTGGACCCGCGCAGCCGTCGCGGCATGTGGCAGATCGTCCGGGAGCTGGTGGCCGGTGGCGTCACGATCTTCCTCACCACGCAGTACCTGGAGGAGGCGGACCAGCTCGCCGACCGGATCGCGGTGCTCGACCACGGGAAGATCGTCGCCGAAGGCACCCCGGAAGAGCTCAAGCGGCGCATCCCCGGCGGTCACGTGCGGCTGAAGTTCACCGACGCCCGTGAACTCGAATCCGCCGCTCGCGTCGTCGGCCAGGCGTCCCGCGACAGCGACGCGCTCGCCCTGACCGTGCCGCACGACGGCAGCCTCAAGTCGCTGAAGGCACTGCTGGACCGCCTCGACGCGGGCGCGGTCGAAGTCGACTCGCTGAGCGTCGACACCCCTGACCTGGACGACGTCTTCCTCGCCCTCACCGGCAAGCCCAAGAACGAGAAGGTGGCCACGCCATGA
- a CDS encoding ABC transporter permease gives MSTVSYALTDSATMIRRNLKRMVRYPSMTVMLMVMPVVFLLLFVFVFGGTLGAGIGGAAAGRAEYVNYVTPAIILMTITSAIQGTSISVAMDMTEGIVDRFRTMAIARVSVLTGHVVGSLIQTMLSITAVIGVALLVGFRPSADVGGWFATVGVLLLMTFAFVWLAAALGLASKTVESSSNVGLPLVLLPFLGSGFVPTDSMPTALRWFAEYQPFTPLIETLRGLLMGTPIGNNAFIALGWCVVIGLGGYLWSKKLFNRESTR, from the coding sequence ATGAGCACCGTGTCCTACGCACTGACCGACTCGGCGACGATGATCCGCCGCAACCTCAAGCGCATGGTGCGGTACCCGTCGATGACGGTGATGCTCATGGTGATGCCGGTCGTCTTCCTGCTGCTGTTCGTCTTCGTCTTCGGCGGCACGCTCGGCGCGGGGATCGGTGGCGCCGCCGCCGGACGCGCGGAGTACGTCAACTACGTCACCCCCGCGATCATCCTGATGACGATCACCTCCGCTATCCAGGGCACCAGCATCTCGGTCGCCATGGACATGACCGAGGGAATCGTGGACCGGTTCCGCACCATGGCGATCGCCCGCGTCTCCGTCCTCACCGGGCACGTCGTCGGCAGCCTCATCCAGACGATGCTGAGCATCACGGCCGTGATCGGCGTCGCGCTGCTCGTCGGCTTCCGGCCGTCGGCGGACGTCGGCGGCTGGTTCGCCACCGTCGGTGTCCTGCTGCTGATGACGTTCGCCTTCGTCTGGCTGGCCGCCGCACTCGGCTTGGCCAGCAAGACCGTCGAGTCTTCGAGCAACGTCGGCCTGCCGCTGGTCCTGCTCCCGTTCCTCGGCAGCGGCTTCGTCCCGACCGACTCGATGCCGACCGCGCTGCGCTGGTTCGCCGAGTACCAGCCGTTCACCCCGCTCATCGAGACCCTGCGCGGCCTGCTGATGGGCACGCCGATCGGGAACAACGCCTTCATCGCGCTCGGCTGGTGCGTCGTCATCGGACTCGGCGGCTACCTCTGGTCGAAGAAGCTGTTCAACCGCGAATCCACCCGCTAG
- a CDS encoding YlcI/YnfO family protein — protein MDLTPYVDSLGRELLTVAETGGDDATVLIERLTVSMESAIRLALLEALSAAADEITRDLAPGSVQVRLRGRDPNFVVTVPQAEQSFDSTTDLAAAPADDAAAGFEDGPAVRFNVRLPEQLKAAIEEAAAKEGRSLNAWLVRAATAALQTPARDQGPERRSKRTSQHYTGWVR, from the coding sequence ATGGACCTGACGCCGTACGTTGATTCCCTCGGTCGCGAACTGCTGACCGTCGCCGAGACCGGTGGTGACGACGCCACCGTGCTGATCGAGCGGTTGACCGTGTCGATGGAGTCGGCGATCCGGCTCGCGCTGCTCGAAGCCCTCTCGGCCGCTGCCGACGAGATCACCCGCGACCTGGCACCCGGCTCGGTCCAAGTGCGCCTGCGTGGCCGCGACCCGAACTTCGTCGTGACGGTGCCGCAGGCGGAGCAGTCGTTCGACAGCACGACGGACCTCGCCGCGGCGCCCGCCGACGATGCCGCGGCCGGCTTCGAGGACGGTCCGGCGGTGCGGTTCAACGTCCGACTCCCGGAGCAGCTCAAGGCCGCGATCGAGGAGGCGGCGGCGAAGGAAGGCCGGTCGCTCAACGCGTGGCTGGTCCGGGCGGCCACGGCCGCTTTGCAGACCCCCGCGCGCGACCAGGGCCCTGAACGGCGCAGTAAGCGCACTTCGCAGCACTACACCGGTTGGGTGCGCTAG
- a CDS encoding cytochrome P450, with protein sequence MTQTVPVPQGLPMDRDAGPFDPPSDITRLREARPVSPMVFPDGHEGWLVTGYDAVRKVMADTRFSSRQDIGIIHVPYPTPGMPEQTEPSPQMPGLFISMDPPDHTRLRRMLTGAFTVKRMKQLEEGIVEIVQRQLDEMARLTPPIDLVKEFALPVPSLVICELLGVPYADRETFQSNSSKFMEKDVKLEDKMAAFGAMVGYLGELVTRKRAEPDEDMLSDLARNDDLTVEELTGIAFLLLLAGHETTANMLSLGTFALLENPSQAAELRADPDLMPGAVEELMRYLSVADIFFRYATEDIELGGETIPEGSTVVVSLLAANRDPQRFENPDTLDVHRTARGHLAFGHGIHQCLGQQLARIEMRAGFEGLLRRFPTLKLAIPADEVKLRTDMNIYGVHELPVTWTEAAG encoded by the coding sequence ATGACTCAAACGGTTCCCGTCCCGCAGGGCCTCCCCATGGACCGCGATGCCGGTCCCTTCGACCCACCCAGCGACATCACCCGGCTGCGTGAGGCACGCCCCGTCAGTCCCATGGTCTTCCCCGACGGTCACGAGGGCTGGCTCGTCACCGGGTACGACGCGGTCCGCAAGGTCATGGCCGACACCCGGTTCAGCTCACGCCAGGACATCGGCATCATCCACGTGCCGTACCCGACGCCCGGCATGCCCGAGCAGACCGAGCCGTCCCCGCAGATGCCGGGCCTGTTCATCTCCATGGACCCGCCGGACCACACCAGGTTGCGGCGCATGCTCACCGGCGCGTTCACCGTCAAGCGGATGAAGCAGCTGGAAGAGGGCATCGTCGAGATCGTCCAGCGGCAACTGGACGAGATGGCCCGCCTGACGCCGCCGATCGACCTGGTCAAGGAGTTCGCGCTGCCGGTGCCCTCGCTGGTGATCTGCGAACTGCTCGGTGTGCCTTATGCGGACCGCGAGACCTTCCAGTCGAACTCCTCCAAGTTCATGGAGAAGGACGTGAAGCTGGAGGACAAGATGGCCGCGTTCGGCGCGATGGTCGGGTACCTGGGCGAACTGGTCACGCGCAAGCGCGCCGAACCGGACGAGGACATGCTGTCCGACCTGGCCCGCAACGACGACCTCACCGTCGAGGAGTTGACCGGGATCGCCTTCCTGCTGCTGCTCGCGGGCCACGAGACCACCGCCAACATGCTGTCCCTCGGCACCTTCGCGCTGCTGGAGAACCCGTCGCAGGCGGCCGAGCTGCGGGCCGACCCGGACCTGATGCCGGGCGCGGTCGAGGAACTCATGCGCTACCTGTCCGTCGCCGACATCTTCTTCCGCTACGCCACGGAGGACATCGAACTCGGCGGTGAGACGATCCCCGAGGGGTCGACCGTCGTCGTCTCGCTGCTGGCCGCCAACCGCGATCCCCAGCGCTTCGAGAACCCCGACACCCTCGACGTCCACCGCACGGCTCGCGGTCACCTGGCGTTCGGGCACGGCATCCACCAGTGCCTCGGCCAGCAGTTGGCCCGCATCGAGATGCGCGCCGGTTTCGAAGGGCTGCTGCGCCGCTTCCCGACCCTGAAGCTCGCCATTCCCGCCGACGAGGTGAAGCTCCGGACCGACATGAACATCTACGGCGTCCACGAGCTGCCGGTGACCTGGACGGAAGCCGCCGGGTGA
- a CDS encoding dihydrofolate reductase family protein yields MTKVTAQMSVSLDGFYAGPRHEGGDGWLESAEAAAFYRVTRWVINAMAWRERQGFAGGERDVNSDIIQETFEAAGAYVMGRRMADGGEVPWGEEPPFRAPVFVVTHRPRQTLERKGGTSFTYVTDGITSAVEQAKAAAGGKNVAVAGGGTLVRQILAAGLLDELELHVVPVVLGTGMRLLDADLGLGVKEGIELTPTRVVHTPDVTHIRYSVKGRAPLVLDDRGRGN; encoded by the coding sequence ATGACCAAGGTGACCGCGCAGATGTCGGTGTCCCTCGACGGCTTCTACGCCGGACCGCGCCACGAGGGCGGCGACGGCTGGCTGGAGTCCGCGGAGGCCGCCGCGTTCTACCGCGTCACCCGCTGGGTGATCAACGCGATGGCGTGGCGGGAACGGCAGGGCTTCGCCGGCGGCGAGCGGGACGTCAACTCCGACATCATTCAGGAGACGTTCGAGGCCGCCGGCGCATACGTCATGGGACGTCGCATGGCCGACGGCGGCGAGGTGCCGTGGGGCGAGGAGCCACCGTTCCGCGCCCCCGTCTTCGTAGTGACCCACCGCCCGCGCCAGACCCTGGAGCGCAAGGGCGGGACCAGCTTCACCTACGTCACGGACGGCATCACGAGCGCGGTGGAGCAGGCCAAGGCGGCGGCCGGCGGCAAGAACGTCGCGGTCGCGGGTGGCGGCACGCTCGTGCGGCAGATCCTGGCGGCCGGCCTGCTGGACGAACTGGAGCTGCACGTCGTGCCGGTCGTGCTCGGCACCGGGATGCGACTGCTCGACGCCGACCTCGGTCTCGGCGTCAAGGAGGGCATCGAGCTGACCCCGACCAGGGTCGTGCACACCCCCGACGTCACGCACATCCGCTACAGCGTCAAGGGCCGCGCCCCTCTCGTCCTGGACGACCGGGGCCGCGGCAACTGA